Part of the Lepidochelys kempii isolate rLepKem1 chromosome 8, rLepKem1.hap2, whole genome shotgun sequence genome is shown below.
gagttacctgtgcagacgccataccactgcaagcatggagcccgctcaggtaaccgtcaccctatgtctcctgggtgctggcagacgcagtacggctttgctgcacagtagcagcaacccattgccttctggcagcagacggtgcaatacgactggtagtcgtccttgtcgtgtctgaggtgctcctggccatgtcggctgggagcgcctgggcagacatgggcgcagggactaaatttggagtgacttgaccaggtcattctctttagtcctgcagtcagtcctattgaaccgtcttatggtgagcgggcaggcgatacgggctgctagcagtcgtactgtaccatcttctgccaggcaggcaagagatgaagatggctagcagtcgtactgtaccatcttctgccgagcagccatgagatgtggatggcatgcagtccttctgcaccgtctgctgccagccaaagatgtaaaagatagatggagtgggtcagaacaagaaatagaccagatttgttttgtactcatttgcctcctcccctgtctaggggactcattcctctagatcacactgcagtcactcacagagaaggtgcagcgaggtaaatctagccatgtatcaatcagaggccaggctaacctccttgttccaataagaacgataacttaggtgcaccatttcttattggaaccctccgtgcagtcctgcctgaagtactccttgatgtacaggcaccccctttgttgattttagctccctgaagccaaccctgtaagccgtgtcgtcagtcgcccctccctccgtcagagcaacggcagacaatcgttccgcgccttttttctgtgcggacgccatatcaaggcaagcatggaggccgctcagctcactttggcaattaggagcacattaaacaccacacgcattgtccagcagtatatgcagcaccagaacctggcaaagcgataccgggcgaggaggcgacgtcagcgcggtcacgtgagtgatcaggacatggacacagatttctctgaaagcacgggccctgccaatgcatgcatcatggtgctaatggggcaggttcatgctgtggaatgccgattctgggctcgggaaacaagcacagactggtgggactgcatagtgttgcaggtctgggacgattcccagtggctgcgaaactttcgcatgcgtaagggcactttcatggaactttgtgacttgctttcccctgccctgaggcgcatgaataccaagatgagagcagccctcacagttgagaagcgagtggcgatagccctgtggaagcttgcaacgccagacagctaccggtcagttgggaatcaatttggagtgggcaaatctactgtgggggctgctgtgatgcaagtagcccacgcaatcaaagatctgctgatatcaagggtagtgaccctgggaaatgtgcaggtcatagtggatggctttgctgcaatgggattccctaactgtggtggggctatagacggaacacatatccctatcttggcaccggagcaccaagccgccgagtacataaaccgcaaggggtacttttcgatagtgctgcaagctctggtggatcacaagggacgtttcaccaacatcaacgtgggatggccgggaaaggtgcatgatgctcgcatcttcaggacctctggtctgtttcaaaagctgcaggaagggactttattcccagaccagaaaataactgttggggatgttgaaatgcctatatgtatccttggggacccagcctaccccttaatgccatggctcatgaagccatacacaggcagcctggacagtagtcaggagctgttcaactacaggctgagcaagtgcagaatggtggtagaatgtgcatttggacgtttaaaggcgcgctggcgcagtttactgattcgcttagacctcagcgaaaccaatattcccactgttattactgcttgctgtgtgctccacaatatctgtgagagtaagggggagacgtttatggcggggtgggaggttgaggcaaatcgcctggctgctggttacgcgcagccagacaccagggcggttagaagagcacaggagggcgcggtacgcatcagagaagctttgaaaaccagtttcatgactggccaggctatggtgtgaaagttctgtttgtttctccttgatgaaaccccccagccccttggttcactctgcttccctgtaagctaaccacccacccctactcccttcaatcaccgcttgcagaggcaataaagtcattgttgcttcacattcatgcattctttattcattcatcacacaaatagggggatgactaccaaggtagcccaggaggggtggtggaggagggaaggaaaatgccacacagcactttaagcacagcactttaaaagtttacaactttaaaatttattgaatgacagccttcttttttttgggcaatcctctgtggtggagtggctggttggccggaggcccccccaccgcgttcttgggcgtctgggtgtggaggctatggaacttggggaggagggcggctggttacagaggggctgcagtggcagtctgtgctccagctgcctttgctgcagctcaaccatacactggagcatactggtttggtcctgcagcagcctcagcattgaatcctgcctcctctcatcacgctgccgccacatttgagcttcagccctctcttcagcccgccacttactctcttcagcccatcacttactctcttcagcccgccacctctcctcccggtcattttgtgctttcttgcactctgacattatttgcctccacgcattcgtctgtgctctgtcagtgtgggaggacagcatgagctcggagaacatttcatcgcgagtgcgtttttttttctttctaagcttcactagcctctgggaaggagaagatcctgtgatcattgaaacacatgcagctggtggagaaaaaaaaagggacaggggtatttaaaaagacacattttataaaacagtggctacactctttcagggtaaaccttgctgttaacattacatacatagcacatgtgctttcgttacaaggtcgcattttgcctcctcccaccgcgtgactaccccctcaaccttccccctccctgtggctaacagcggggaacatttctgtttagccataggcaaacagcccagcaggaatgggctcctctgagtgtcccctgaagaaaagcactctatttcaaccaggtgaccatgaattatatctcactctcctgaggataacacagagagataaagaacggatgttgtttgaatgccagcaaacatacactgcaatgctttgttctacaatgattcccgagtacgtgttactggcctggagtggtaaagtgtcctaccatgaaggacgcaataaggctgccctccccagaaaccttttgcaaaggctttaggactacatctaggagaaccgcaaatgccagggcaaagtaatcctttcacatgcttgcttttaaaccatgtatagtattttaaaaggtacactcaccagaggtcccttctccgcctgctgggtccaggaggcagccttgggtgggttcggggggtactagctccaggtctagggtgagaaacagttcctggctgtcgggaaaaccggtttctccgcttgcttgctgtgagctatctacaacctcctcctcctcatcatcatcttcttcgtccccaaaacctgcttccgtattgcctccatctccattgaaggagtcaaacaacacggctggggtagtggtggctgaaccccctaaaatggcatgcagctcatcatagaagcggcatgtttggggctctgacccagagcggctgttcgcctctctggttttctggtaggcttgcctcagctccttcagtttcacgcggcactgcttcgggtccctgttatggcctctgtccttcatgccctgggagattttgacaaaggttttggcatttcgaaaactggaacggagttctgatagcacggattcctctccccaaacagcgatcagatcccgtacctcccgttcggtccatgctggagctcttttgcgattctaggactccatcatggtcacctgtgctgatgagctctgcatggtcacctgcagcttgccacgctggccaaacaggaaatgagattcaaaagttcgcggttcttttcctgtctacctggccagtgcatctgagttgagagtgctgtccagagcggtcataatggagcactctgggatagctcccggaggccaataccatcgaattgtgtccacagtaccccaaattcgagccggcaacgtcgatttaagcgctaatccacttgtcaggggtggagtaaggaaatcgattttaagagccctttaagtcgaaataaagggcttcattgtgtggacgggtgcaggtttacatcgatttaacgccgctaaattcgacctaaagtcctagtgtagaccagggcttaggctcCAGGCTCCTTAGCAATGATGTGGCTAGGGTATAGGAGCTATATTGGAGGTACTGATCTGTGCTGGATTGTTTTCCATAAACTCTGAGGCAATTCCTTTCAGTTTCAGCACACCAATGCTCTTCCTCCGCTATGACCTCCTTCAACTGCAGGTGTCTTTAGATTGGACAGACAAGCCCCACATACAGACACTCATTAGTGGAGCAAGGGAGCTTTCTATGGTCTTCCACCTTattgaagagaaggttaaggtgagacttgattacagtctctaaGTACCCAtctggagaacaaatatttaataaaaggtTCTTCAATCAGCAGAGAAAAGGTATAGCATGATCCAATGAGTGGaatttaaagctagacaaattcagactggaaataagatgtcaatttttaatggtgaatgtaattaactattggaacaattgcTGATTTGGAGCCTCCatcactgtcaatttttaaatcaagattggttattttctaaaagatctgctctaggaattattttgggaaagttctatgggtATACAGGAGAtgaaactagatgatcacaatggtcccaactagccttgaaatctatgaatctctatagtttgttaaataaacttatacttgatttctctgtaaatatatctcagtgctgtgtgttaagaGGAGCAGTGATCTGAGTGGAACTGGTAAACTGGGTTGtgctgtttctttggaagcagtgaatGTGTGAATACTGCAAGCGTGCAGTGCATTGGGGCTGGACACTCCAGAGATTGCTCGGTTGGGCTCGAGGGTTGGAATGTGTCTATCGCTAGCTTGTACACTGACAGTGGGCTCTGCAAGgcctagaggggagtgcttgtATTGCCTGTAGCCGCTGGAGTTGGAGACCTGACCCCTGTCAGGCACAAAAAAGGCTTCCTCAAGCTATGGTGGTAGCAAGATGCCTTAGAACCCTGAGTACTCTTCAGGAAGCATCAAACTGGACAAGAAAGGGCTAAAGAGCAGCACTGGGCTCAGGCAGTGCTGCGCTGCCATACCTGCATGCCATGTCAGTCTTAGAGGAGGAGCCTTAAAAGGAAACGGCTTAGTTCAAAAGGGTCTAGTGCTAGGAAATAAATACACTTCTCTTCACTAGCTCCTAAAAAGTAGCATGATGGAGGATGAATCTGGCAGGGGGTTCCTCTGAACATCATATGATAGCTCTGAAGAAATTGAGCTGGGCTAAGGCTTATCAGCTATTGCCTGAAGGGAGAGAGGCCAGGGACTGTTTGGACTATTTTTGTGTTATGATTTTCCTTTGAGAGCTGTGGAGGAAGCAAGAGGTTTGAAGAAGCAGACCGTAATTGCTTCCTGcagtggccctgggctggaaccagggTAGTAGGAGGGACTTGGTTCCCCTATAGGCCACCAATGaaagcataggcgccgactccatgcgtgctccaggactggagcacccacggggaaaaattggtgggtgctctgcatccaccggcagctccccgcccccccgcttcAGCTTGCCTCCGcttcgcctcctcccctgagcacaccgcaTCTCCGCTtttccccctggctcccagcgccTGCGCCACAAAGCAACTGTTTTGCACGgcaagggctgggagggaggagggggtacACAGTGTGCACGGGGAAGATGCAGGGCCAGGGCGGTGATTTGGGgagggtccaataggggcagggagggggcggagttggggtggggactttggggaaggggttgggatggggcagggcaggagtggagtcagggtggggccgggcggggggctcCAGCACCAACTGGTGCTGAGAAAAGTTGGCGCCTGGGAATGAAAGGCCAGAGTCATAAGGCCTAGTTGGGCTAGAGACCTGGCACAAGGCTGCTGGATTGTTATTggactgaacataagaacagccatattgggtcagaccaaaggttcatcaagtccagtatcctgtcctctgacagtggccaatggcaggtgccccaaagggaatgaacagacaggttatcatcaagtgatccatgccctgtcacccaatccctgcttctggcaaacagaggatagggacaccattcctgcccatcctgactaatagccattgatggacctctcttccatgaatctatctagctcccttttcaaccccattatagtattggccttcacaacaccctctggcaaggagttccagaggttgacagtgcgttgcgtgaaaaaatacttccttgtgtttgttttaaacctgctacctattaatttcatttggtggccccttgttcttgtattatgagaagaagtaaataacactaacttatttactttttccacaccagtaatgattttatagacctctatcatatccccccttagttacctcttttccaagctgaaaagtcccagtgttattaatctctcctcatacggaagccattccatatccctaataatttttgtttcccttttctgaaccttttccaattccaatatatcttttttgaaatggggcgaccacatctgcacgcagtattcaaggtgtgggcgtaccatggatttatatagcggcaatatgatattttctgtcttattatctatccctttcttgatgattcccaacattctgtttgcttttttgactgccactgcacattgagtggatgatttcagagaactatccacagtgactccaagatctctttcttgagtggtaacagctaatttagaccccatcattgtatatgtatagttaggattatgttttccaatgtgcattactttgcatttatcaacattaaatttcatctgccattttgttgcccagtcacacagttttgtgagatttttttgtagctctttgcagtctgcctgggactcaactatcttgagtagttttgtatcatctgcaaatgttgccacctcactgcttacccctattttccagatcatttatgaatatgttcaataggactgggcccagtacagatccctgggggacaccactattcacctttctccattctgaaaactgaccatttattcctaccctttgtttcctatcttttaaccagttacctatccatgagagaaccttccctcttatcccatgactgcttattttgcttaagagcctttggtgagggaccttgtcagaagctttctgaaaatctaaatacactatgtatccactggatctcctttgtccacatgcttgttgacctcctcaaagaattctagtagattgatgaggcatgatttccctttacaaaaaccatgttgactatttctcaacaaattatgttcatctatatgtctgacaattttgttctttatgatagtttccaccaatttgcccagtactgaagtgaggcttactggcctgtagttgccagggtcacctttggagcccttttaaaaattggcatcacattagctatcctccagtcttTGGTacggaagctgatttaaatgataggttacagatgacagttagtagtcctgcagtttcacatttgagttccttcagaactcttgggtgaataccatcaggtcctggagtcttattactgtttagtttatcaatttgttctaaaacctcctctaatgacacctcaatttgggacagttcctcagatctgtcacccagaaagaatggctcaggcttgggaatctccctcacatcctcaacagtgaagaccaatgcaaagaagtCATTTAGTTTTCCTccaatggccttatcatctttgagtgctcctttagcatctcggtCGTCCAATGGCCCCAcgggttgtttagcaggctttctgcttctgatgtatttaaaaaaaaatttgctattacttttggagtctttggctagctgttcttcaaattcttttttggtctttctaattatatttttacacttaatttgctagagtttatgctcttttctattttcctcattaggatttatcttccactttttaaaggatgcctttttgcctctcactgcttcttttactttgttgtttaactaCCGGGGCTCtttacacactatacatttttaaacagtgatttattttgaaaacttttcagattagttttacagctatatcagaaaattaatgattgtttggttatttcatttaccaaaggtaattgaagcagacaTTTATGAAATCATTGGGAGGTGAATGATCTCCAGTTCAACacgttaatcattaatatttggaagattttcttgTCATGCTgtgttaggaggagaacatcaccagacagacatttaaattgttttatttaactaaaacaacaacattaagtattctggatttttttcaacagcaaacatataacgttttaacaaaacaagcatatgtcccttgcttctcacatttatcttcagacttcttctccttgtccagattattccgcccccaacaatcttctgttcattgaacttttgaaactttgcacttttagagagaggtaaaggATTGActgtgtgtacacaaatttgcagagggacaatagagttgaggtctgttatgtctcacatctatttatttatttatttatttatttatttattttattttaaaacattttttgctgttaacgagcattttacctctggagacacaaatcccacagtttgagaactgcaaaactaagcatctctgatggtatcttctcgACTGAGCACTGAGCCCTATTGGGTAGATAGAAGGATTAACCTAAATCTATACAGAAACCTGTGGAACCCcgtaagattgggtccctaatccatgaactattggaactcaatttacaaaacttttcttaaacattacatgaatatattgtctcatactttagaattagaatttataatccctattccatgatgagatatctttgagctataatgtatctttatctttagataaaatgttttttcctcaaaaagcattttatcaaaaaatctgatttttaaaaaaaaatctttgatttttatccaccctgtccCTGAGCAATGCAATTAAATTGACCTAACCCTCAGCGCAGGTGGTGCTATGTTGACCAGataattctcccatcaacctagctactgcctccaAGTGAGGTGAATTACCAGGATGgataggagaacccctcccgtcagTGTAGGTAGTGCCTTCACTGAAATgttacagctgcactgctgcagcattttaagtttaGATGAGTCCTTaaagaaggaaaggagaaaaccaGGGGGAGAATAGAAAGCCTGGATCCTGGCCCTGAGGGAAGAGTGTACCCAGAGGAGAGTTGAGAAAGAGTCTGATAGAGGCAAAGTAGGAGCAGCCCAGAGTAACAACAACTAGATTTGGGacagtgcagaccttggctgctggtaGTAGCATCCTTGTATTGGAACTTGGACTAGGTAGGGGATgaacctgggttcccctactagccactggggaagtggcataaACCAGGCAGTGGAGCAGAAAACTGCCTAGTACAGTTGGACAGTAGGACTTtggtaccctggaaggggaggactataGTGACCTAACTGGaaggccaagccatgaagagagagcaccctgagttgcagagagagagagaggcagcagggtGTGCAAATGGGTAGCAGAGGGGTTATTAGACCTGGAAAGAGCAGCCAAGAGGAGGGCCCCCTAGCAGTGAGTGGACCCATTACGCTACATGATTCTCTGAGCACAGTTAGACTACGCGATTGATTCCCtgtttgccaacatttttattcCACTAGGACTCCTATCATTACTACCACCAGTGGACCCTGTACATGtgtgaaggcttgtctacacagggacatccAGGAAATTAAATCCAAATTAACTGAAGATGTGAATTTGAAGCGGAGTGGTTAAACCTCATTACATTTCTGTGTGGATGCTGTTAATCTGAATTAAAGTGGTTTTACTTTGGATTAGTTTCATTCACTTTGGAATTCACTCTAGTTAATTAGGGGcattcaggaaaattaatccaatgTAGATAAGCCTTTAGCTACACAGAGAATTTTGCCAAGAAACCCTCttgcagacatagcctaaattTCTGAAGTTTATAGCAAGGGACAGGCAAACAGGTGTGGATGAAGTAAGAACTGAATTAACCTTTTTTGCAAGGGTTCAAAATTATTTAGTTAACTTATTCTTCATTTTTGCACAGCTCCTGGTTTCAGAAGTGCCAAATGTATCTAGGAACATAGATGGccctcatcactgtggtatctcaacacctcacagtcattaatgcattttatccttgcaacacccttgtgaggtaaggaagtatcatcgccattttatagatagggaatggaagcaaagggaagatTTAGCATAAAGTCACACAGAAAGTTTGTGGCTGAGATAAGAATTGCttccagatctcctgattccctgTCTAGTACCTTATCCATTAGAAGATCCTTTCTATCTTCTGAGGAAAAGCTATTCACATCATATTTCCAGCCTTTCTGGAAACTAGAGGTTTCATATGAAAGCTGCTTAGCAAGCTTTTTTCAGATATGCACAGGGATGAGTTAGATGAAAGTGTCCAGAGGTGGTAGGGTAGCAACCTTTCCCCAGACTGTAGATCGTAAAAACAACCCACTTCTACTGTTATAGCACAGTGACAAATAAAATTCATGCCACTTTGTAGAAATAAATCTAAAACATGCaggatatattgtttcttgatCAGTGGCAACTAATAAATCTTAAAAAGCTCTTAATGTATTCTTTCTGTATGACACACCATACACAGATTTATTATAACAATGTTATTGCTGTGAATCCTACTATAACACATCAcaatgtttaagaaaaataactttgatactcccgttgacttcaatgatgGCAGGATTTCTCACAAAGGGTCTTTTAAAAGGGTATAATTATTTGAAGTTTTGGAAAGTAATTTTCTGTAGTatagctctcccctcccccagagtacTGATGGGTGCTATAATCAGTCTGGAGTTTGGGAGGGTTGAGTGCTAGTGGTGttaatgaagaagaagaaaaatcagttttgaaCCAAAGATCCAGCCTACATGAGAGGGCACTgtgtattatccctattttgtttgttttacaaatgAGTAGCCCAGATGTacaaaggttaagtgacttgcacaagctCACACAAGCAGTCGGTGGAAGAGCTGGCAATACTGGTAGAACCgaagtctcctgattcccagagcATCTTAGCCACAAATCCATTCTTTCTACAATAAAATAGAGACTCTGCTAGCCCCCGGTCATTAAAGACCGCTTGAGACTTTTGCATGTGTACTGCTGTTAACCCTGGTTTACTATCCAAATCTCAGAGGGCCAGATCATGCCCGGAGAGCTGTGGATGGGTGGGATCTCTGACCCATGGGACCCCTCTGCCCTGCACAGACAGAGATTAGCAGTCTGTGCAGcactctttttcttttcatgagGCCCTGTAGAGGGTGCTTCTTGGGACTGAGATCCACCCCATGTAAGTAGGCAGGGAACCACActgtgccctctgcccccccgcaGATTCCCCTTAATTTATTCCATGCTCATGGGAATATTTTTGCTCATTTATAGGCTGTTTTCTAAAATGCCTCCCCTATGGTAATTCTCACAGACTGCTTTTATGTCTGTTGACAAGCCAATAAACTGCTGGCTTCTTTGATAGTGAAGATAGTAACCCACAGTTGTTAATGCCTGAACATTTCTGGTAATCCTGTGTAATATCCTTTCTACTTATGAATGATAACAAGTAAGATCTGAAAGTTGGATTTGAGGAGGTCAGGtgtaggggggagggaggaaatggctTGACCGGTTGGAAACCCAGCTGCAGAAGCCTGTATTCTTAGCTCTCTGTCTCCCCTGAGTTTGCTGCCTCCTGTAGTCTATTTATttttgcacaattttttttttttatgaacagATCAGAGTAGGAAAGTCCACTGCTGGGCACCATTAATTCATTCTCCTTATGAGCCTGTTAATTTGATCTTTCCTGTTGCCAGCATCTCTACCTTGCACAAAGTGGAtagttttctttttcattccaCCTCGAGGAGAAGATAACTTGAAGGGCCACAGAAAGTTGTTTACCACTTTGAAGTTCTTGCCAACAGTATAGATCTCATGGACCACATCTTCCATGCAGATGATACCTTATTTCTCAAGACACCGCTGAATCAGAGAATTGTCAGTCAGAGCAATGCGCTGCCTGTTGATCTTGGCGTAACAACACTTGTAGATCATCATGCACAGATTTCAGATTGGGGTAGCCCCATGCAACGTAGGGTTCAACAATCCGCAGCATGTTAATTGAAGCCTTGTTGAGTTTTACAAATGTGCCATTGAAAATCTGACGCAGGCGAAGGAGCAGCAATACCTTACGGACCTTCGGGTTAACTCCATTGATACCTCTGATCTTGATCACAAAGGCCAGTTTTGGTTCAGCAGGTACATAGTAATTGCCAGCTTTGCATGCCATTCGGGCCATACGAATCTCACGTCTATACATTTGCCAGTACTCCTTATGATAGGCCTGAGCTCTTGCATAGATGAGTTTTCTTTGCACTTTATGAAGCGTCTTTTGAACCACTAGCTTCTTCAGACACTTGGCCATTATATCAGCAAAAGCCTTTcgctttttaaaaaggctttctGGAACAGATGGCACCTTCTTTCCTTCTATGCCCACCATGATCCCcactggaagagcagcagggtcAAGAGACTCCAGTGGTAGCCAGGTATACTCCAGATTCCAGGGCCTGGAGCAACTTCAGTTCCCTAGAAGTCCTCTGATGATGGTAGGTTGTACTGAACTTTGTAGTTTATCAGGCACAGAACACACTGTCTACAACGTAGGTGATTTCTGTGGTAATATTGGTGGGTCTAAGACACATTAGCTTTTAATGACCGGCACCTCTGCTTGTCATTAAGGATTCCGTGACACTCTTTTCCAAGAGTCTCCTGCCTAAATTCTATTTCAGGTATTTACATTCTGGCCTCTCAATTCCCCCTGCAATTTCAGAAAAGCACCTGTTTCACAATCCGAAGCACCATAGGTATAAACTGGACTTTGTTTCCTGGAAAAGACTATAATATATTGATTTTTCTAGCTCTTTAAAA
Proteins encoded:
- the LOC140916553 gene encoding uncharacterized protein gives rise to the protein MKDRGHNRDPKQCRVKLKELRQAYQKTREANSRSGSEPQTCRFYDELHAILGGSATTTPAVLFDSFNGDGGNTEAGFGDEEDDDEEEEVVDSSQQASGETGFPDSQELFLTLDLELVPPEPTQGCLLDPAGGEGTSAACVSMITGSSPSQRLVKLRKKKKRTRDEMFSELMLSSHTDRAQTNAWRQIMSECKKAQNDREERWRAEESK